In Phyllopteryx taeniolatus isolate TA_2022b chromosome 22, UOR_Ptae_1.2, whole genome shotgun sequence, one DNA window encodes the following:
- the hcls1 gene encoding src substrate protein p85-like isoform X1 has product MYFYFLFWGNETCACTFSIVLIKLRKCESVTVCTLFLQMWKSVVGHNVSMKVAAEGDDWETDPDFENNVSEQEQRWGAKTIEGSGRKEPISIAELRDKVAAEHEQVKHQKTPKASYGYGGKFGVETDRMDKVAVGHDYVAQVQQHSSQKDAAKGFGGKFGVEKDRLDKSAVGFEYKGEVQQHMSQKDYSKGFGGKYGVEKEKVDKAAMGYDYKCQTEKHQSQRDYSKGFGGKYGVEKEKVDKAAVGYDYKCQTEKHQSQKDYSKGFGGKYGVEKEKVDKAAVGYDYKCQTEKHQSQKDYSKGFGGKYGVEKEKVDKAAVGYDYKCQTEKHQSQKDYSAGFGGRYGVQSERMDKSAVGFSEMDPPASAYEKMQPVEASGASAGKLKARFESLAKASDEENRRRVEEEKSRRKEREKRERQEAERIQQEQKSREDHHHPADVPKVLAGCEEPPEISQNIPEEPEAESKTFDDEPPTLPRRSDYFLQMDLPLPPVEEAEDADVYNQVAADDEGEEYEEVAPAPPVVEVGGDEYEEVGLAPPAALSAPDDYENLSGDVQAVAIYDYQGEDVDEISFNPDDVITDIEMIDEGWWKGRCHGRTGLFPAVYVQLIQ; this is encoded by the exons atgtatttttattttttattttggggaaatgaaACTTGTGCATGCACTTTTTCCATCGTCCTGATAAAGTTAAGAAAATGTGAATCAGTTACTGTGTGCACCTTATTCCTGCAGATGTGGAAGTCAGTAGTGGGCCACAATGTGAGCATGAAGGTGGCTGCAGAAGGCGACGACTGGGAGACGGACCCAGACTTTGAG AATAATGTGTCGGAGCAGGAGCAGAGGTGGGGGGCCAAGACCATTGAAGGTTCCGGCCGCAAAGAGCCCATCAG CATTGCAGAGCTGAGGGACAAAGTTGCAGCGGAGCACGAGCAGGTGAAACATCAGAAGACTCCCAAAGCGTCGTATGGCTACGGAGGGAAGTTCGGCGTGGAGACGGACCGCATGGACAAG GTGGCGGTGGGACACGACTACGTGGCCCAAGTGCAACAGCACAGTTCCCAGAAAGATGCGGCGAAGGGGTTCGGGGGAAAGTTTGGCGTGGAGAAAGATCGTCTTGATAAG TCTGCTGTGGGTTTTGAGTATAAAGGCGAAGTCCAGCAGCATATGTCACAGAAAG ATTATTCCAAAGGCTTCGGGGGTAAATACGGCGTAGAGAAGGAGAAAGTGGACAAAGCCGCCATGGGCTACGACTACAAATGTCAAACAGAGAAGCATCAGTCGCAAAGAG ATTATTCCAAAGGCTTCGGGGGCAAATACGGCGTGGAGAAGGAGAAAGTGGACAAAGCCGCCGTGGGCTACGACTACAAATGTCAAACGGAGAAGCATCAGTCGCAAAAAG ATTATTCCAAAGGCTTCGGGGGCAAATACGGCGTGGAGAAGGAGAAAGTGGACAAAGCCGCCGTGGGCTACGACTACAAATGTCAAACGGAGAAGCATCAGTCGCAAAAAG ATTATTCCAAAGGCTTCGGGGGCAAATACGGCGTGGAGAAGGAGAAAGTGGACAAAGCCGCCGTGGGCTACGACTACAAATGCCAAACGGAGAAACACCAATCACAAAAAG ATTATTCCGCAGGCTTCGGAGGCCGATATGGTGTACAGTCGGAACGCATGGACAAG agtGCAGTTGGCTTCTCAGAGATGGACCCCCCAGCTTCTGCGTATGAAAAGATGCAGCCAGTAGAGGCCT CCGGCGCCAGTGCGGGCAAGCTGAAGGCTCGTTTCGAGAGCCTGGCCAAGGCCTCGGACGAGGAGAACAGGAGAAGAGTCGAAGAAGAGAAGAGCAGGAgaaaggagagagagaagagagagcgaCAGGAAGCAGAACGCATACAGCAg GAGCAGAAGAGCAGAGAGGACCACCACCATCCTGCAGATGTTCCAAAAGTGCTTGCAGGATGTGAAGAGCCACCGGAGATCTCCCAGAACATACCAGAAGAACCAGAAGCAGAG TCGAAAACATTCGACGACGAGCCTCCTACTTTGCCTCGGCGCTCGGACTACTTCCTGCAAATGGACCTTCCTTTGCCACCCGTCGAGGAGGCGGAGGATGCCGACGTGTACAACCAAGTCGCAGCGGATGACGAAGGTGAAGAGTACGAGGAGGTGGCGCCGGCGCCCCCTGTGGTGGAGGTGGGAGGGGATGAGTATGAGGAAGTTGGCCTGGCGCCCCCCGCAGCTTTGTCGG CGCCGGACGACTATGAGAACCTGTCAGGTGACGTCCAAGCCGTAGCAATTTATGACTATCAAGGAG AGGACGTGGACGAGATCTCCTTCAACCCGGACGATGTCATCACCGACATCGAGATGATCGATGAGGGCTGGTGGAAGGGACGCTGCCACGGACGCACCGGCCTGTTTCCCGCCGTCTATGTCCAGCTCATCCAGTGA
- the hcls1 gene encoding src substrate protein p85-like isoform X2: MYFYFLFWGNETCACTFSIVLIKLRKCESVTVCTLFLQMWKSVVGHNVSMKVAAEGDDWETDPDFENNVSEQEQRWGAKTIEGSGRKEPISIAELRDKVAAEHEQVKHQKTPKASYGYGGKFGVETDRMDKVAVGHDYVAQVQQHSSQKDAAKGFGGKFGVEKDRLDKSAVGFEYKGEVQQHMSQKDYSKGFGGKYGVEKEKVDKAAMGYDYKCQTEKHQSQRDYSKGFGGKYGVEKEKVDKAAVGYDYKCQTEKHQSQKDYSKGFGGKYGVEKEKVDKAAVGYDYKCQTEKHQSQKDYSKGFGGKYGVEKEKVDKAAVGYDYKCQTEKHQSQKDYSAGFGGRYGVQSERMDKSAVGFSEMDPPASAYEKMQPVEASGASAGKLKARFESLAKASDEENRRRVEEEKSRRKEREKRERQEAERIQQEQKSREDHHHPADVPKVLAGCEEPPEISQNIPEEPEAESKTFDDEPPTLPRRSDYFLQMDLPLPPVEEAEDADVYNQVAADDEAPDDYENLSGDVQAVAIYDYQGEDVDEISFNPDDVITDIEMIDEGWWKGRCHGRTGLFPAVYVQLIQ; encoded by the exons atgtatttttattttttattttggggaaatgaaACTTGTGCATGCACTTTTTCCATCGTCCTGATAAAGTTAAGAAAATGTGAATCAGTTACTGTGTGCACCTTATTCCTGCAGATGTGGAAGTCAGTAGTGGGCCACAATGTGAGCATGAAGGTGGCTGCAGAAGGCGACGACTGGGAGACGGACCCAGACTTTGAG AATAATGTGTCGGAGCAGGAGCAGAGGTGGGGGGCCAAGACCATTGAAGGTTCCGGCCGCAAAGAGCCCATCAG CATTGCAGAGCTGAGGGACAAAGTTGCAGCGGAGCACGAGCAGGTGAAACATCAGAAGACTCCCAAAGCGTCGTATGGCTACGGAGGGAAGTTCGGCGTGGAGACGGACCGCATGGACAAG GTGGCGGTGGGACACGACTACGTGGCCCAAGTGCAACAGCACAGTTCCCAGAAAGATGCGGCGAAGGGGTTCGGGGGAAAGTTTGGCGTGGAGAAAGATCGTCTTGATAAG TCTGCTGTGGGTTTTGAGTATAAAGGCGAAGTCCAGCAGCATATGTCACAGAAAG ATTATTCCAAAGGCTTCGGGGGTAAATACGGCGTAGAGAAGGAGAAAGTGGACAAAGCCGCCATGGGCTACGACTACAAATGTCAAACAGAGAAGCATCAGTCGCAAAGAG ATTATTCCAAAGGCTTCGGGGGCAAATACGGCGTGGAGAAGGAGAAAGTGGACAAAGCCGCCGTGGGCTACGACTACAAATGTCAAACGGAGAAGCATCAGTCGCAAAAAG ATTATTCCAAAGGCTTCGGGGGCAAATACGGCGTGGAGAAGGAGAAAGTGGACAAAGCCGCCGTGGGCTACGACTACAAATGTCAAACGGAGAAGCATCAGTCGCAAAAAG ATTATTCCAAAGGCTTCGGGGGCAAATACGGCGTGGAGAAGGAGAAAGTGGACAAAGCCGCCGTGGGCTACGACTACAAATGCCAAACGGAGAAACACCAATCACAAAAAG ATTATTCCGCAGGCTTCGGAGGCCGATATGGTGTACAGTCGGAACGCATGGACAAG agtGCAGTTGGCTTCTCAGAGATGGACCCCCCAGCTTCTGCGTATGAAAAGATGCAGCCAGTAGAGGCCT CCGGCGCCAGTGCGGGCAAGCTGAAGGCTCGTTTCGAGAGCCTGGCCAAGGCCTCGGACGAGGAGAACAGGAGAAGAGTCGAAGAAGAGAAGAGCAGGAgaaaggagagagagaagagagagcgaCAGGAAGCAGAACGCATACAGCAg GAGCAGAAGAGCAGAGAGGACCACCACCATCCTGCAGATGTTCCAAAAGTGCTTGCAGGATGTGAAGAGCCACCGGAGATCTCCCAGAACATACCAGAAGAACCAGAAGCAGAG TCGAAAACATTCGACGACGAGCCTCCTACTTTGCCTCGGCGCTCGGACTACTTCCTGCAAATGGACCTTCCTTTGCCACCCGTCGAGGAGGCGGAGGATGCCGACGTGTACAACCAAGTCGCAGCGGATGACGAAG CGCCGGACGACTATGAGAACCTGTCAGGTGACGTCCAAGCCGTAGCAATTTATGACTATCAAGGAG AGGACGTGGACGAGATCTCCTTCAACCCGGACGATGTCATCACCGACATCGAGATGATCGATGAGGGCTGGTGGAAGGGACGCTGCCACGGACGCACCGGCCTGTTTCCCGCCGTCTATGTCCAGCTCATCCAGTGA
- the hcls1 gene encoding src substrate protein p85-like isoform X3 yields MWKSVVGHNVSMKVAAEGDDWETDPDFENNVSEQEQRWGAKTIEGSGRKEPISIAELRDKVAAEHEQVKHQKTPKASYGYGGKFGVETDRMDKVAVGHDYVAQVQQHSSQKDAAKGFGGKFGVEKDRLDKSAVGFEYKGEVQQHMSQKDYSKGFGGKYGVEKEKVDKAAMGYDYKCQTEKHQSQRDYSKGFGGKYGVEKEKVDKAAVGYDYKCQTEKHQSQKDYSKGFGGKYGVEKEKVDKAAVGYDYKCQTEKHQSQKDYSKGFGGKYGVEKEKVDKAAVGYDYKCQTEKHQSQKDYSAGFGGRYGVQSERMDKSAVGFSEMDPPASAYEKMQPVEASGASAGKLKARFESLAKASDEENRRRVEEEKSRRKEREKRERQEAERIQQEQKSREDHHHPADVPKVLAGCEEPPEISQNIPEEPEAESKTFDDEPPTLPRRSDYFLQMDLPLPPVEEAEDADVYNQVAADDEGEEYEEVAPAPPVVEVGGDEYEEVGLAPPAALSAPDDYENLSGDVQAVAIYDYQGEDVDEISFNPDDVITDIEMIDEGWWKGRCHGRTGLFPAVYVQLIQ; encoded by the exons ATGTGGAAGTCAGTAGTGGGCCACAATGTGAGCATGAAGGTGGCTGCAGAAGGCGACGACTGGGAGACGGACCCAGACTTTGAG AATAATGTGTCGGAGCAGGAGCAGAGGTGGGGGGCCAAGACCATTGAAGGTTCCGGCCGCAAAGAGCCCATCAG CATTGCAGAGCTGAGGGACAAAGTTGCAGCGGAGCACGAGCAGGTGAAACATCAGAAGACTCCCAAAGCGTCGTATGGCTACGGAGGGAAGTTCGGCGTGGAGACGGACCGCATGGACAAG GTGGCGGTGGGACACGACTACGTGGCCCAAGTGCAACAGCACAGTTCCCAGAAAGATGCGGCGAAGGGGTTCGGGGGAAAGTTTGGCGTGGAGAAAGATCGTCTTGATAAG TCTGCTGTGGGTTTTGAGTATAAAGGCGAAGTCCAGCAGCATATGTCACAGAAAG ATTATTCCAAAGGCTTCGGGGGTAAATACGGCGTAGAGAAGGAGAAAGTGGACAAAGCCGCCATGGGCTACGACTACAAATGTCAAACAGAGAAGCATCAGTCGCAAAGAG ATTATTCCAAAGGCTTCGGGGGCAAATACGGCGTGGAGAAGGAGAAAGTGGACAAAGCCGCCGTGGGCTACGACTACAAATGTCAAACGGAGAAGCATCAGTCGCAAAAAG ATTATTCCAAAGGCTTCGGGGGCAAATACGGCGTGGAGAAGGAGAAAGTGGACAAAGCCGCCGTGGGCTACGACTACAAATGTCAAACGGAGAAGCATCAGTCGCAAAAAG ATTATTCCAAAGGCTTCGGGGGCAAATACGGCGTGGAGAAGGAGAAAGTGGACAAAGCCGCCGTGGGCTACGACTACAAATGCCAAACGGAGAAACACCAATCACAAAAAG ATTATTCCGCAGGCTTCGGAGGCCGATATGGTGTACAGTCGGAACGCATGGACAAG agtGCAGTTGGCTTCTCAGAGATGGACCCCCCAGCTTCTGCGTATGAAAAGATGCAGCCAGTAGAGGCCT CCGGCGCCAGTGCGGGCAAGCTGAAGGCTCGTTTCGAGAGCCTGGCCAAGGCCTCGGACGAGGAGAACAGGAGAAGAGTCGAAGAAGAGAAGAGCAGGAgaaaggagagagagaagagagagcgaCAGGAAGCAGAACGCATACAGCAg GAGCAGAAGAGCAGAGAGGACCACCACCATCCTGCAGATGTTCCAAAAGTGCTTGCAGGATGTGAAGAGCCACCGGAGATCTCCCAGAACATACCAGAAGAACCAGAAGCAGAG TCGAAAACATTCGACGACGAGCCTCCTACTTTGCCTCGGCGCTCGGACTACTTCCTGCAAATGGACCTTCCTTTGCCACCCGTCGAGGAGGCGGAGGATGCCGACGTGTACAACCAAGTCGCAGCGGATGACGAAGGTGAAGAGTACGAGGAGGTGGCGCCGGCGCCCCCTGTGGTGGAGGTGGGAGGGGATGAGTATGAGGAAGTTGGCCTGGCGCCCCCCGCAGCTTTGTCGG CGCCGGACGACTATGAGAACCTGTCAGGTGACGTCCAAGCCGTAGCAATTTATGACTATCAAGGAG AGGACGTGGACGAGATCTCCTTCAACCCGGACGATGTCATCACCGACATCGAGATGATCGATGAGGGCTGGTGGAAGGGACGCTGCCACGGACGCACCGGCCTGTTTCCCGCCGTCTATGTCCAGCTCATCCAGTGA
- the llph gene encoding protein LLP homolog, with amino-acid sequence MAKSLRSKWKRKMRAEKRKKNAPKELARLKLALSLGKKGEEAVMSDMQEIATVVPVEKIKKEAEVNMAGDGEDDGGMDLDSKRNKKTLLNEHGQYPVWMSQRQAKKLKTKRMAQKVGKGKTNNRKKKGIAW; translated from the exons ATGGCCAAAAGCTTGCGGAGTAAGTGGAAGAGGAAGATGCGAgcagagaagaggaagaagaacgCCCCCAAGGAGCTGGCCCGCCTCAAACTAGCCCTCAGTCTGGGCAAGAAAGGTGAGGAGGCCGTGATGAGCGACATGCAGGAGATCGCCACTGTGGTCCCGGTCGAAAAGATCAAGAAGGAGGCCGAAGTCAACATGGCAGGAGACGGAGAGGACG ATGGTGGCATGGACTTGGACAGCAAGCGCAACAAGAAGACACTGCTGAATGAGCACGGACAGTATCCGGTGTGGATGAGCCAGCGACAGGCCAAGAAGCTGAAGACCAAGAGGATGGCACAGAAGGTCGgcaaaggaaaaacaaacaacaggaaGAAGAAGGGGATTGCCTGGTGA
- the pex26 gene encoding peroxisome assembly protein 26 isoform X1 has product MCTNNASVMNSPATSDDFTPVFNAPLSCTQTKLLDMLEDATEQLMLFKDFHATFHTCDRGLESLAHAEEEDVSRGDLKSGFCIVGIQALAELNQWPGVLAWVLQHYEHQEDIPAKIMQMCILLYSKVDEPAVMEEASRAWLHSPSNRRLDGYGTVAELYLLHVLVPLGHTDQARELVVGEVGSATFTEEQRQTALDIIKEDECAKNESGANADCGLNADNASTQGSLLHKLEALLRLSYRRLTSAFSGSFPFHKLFLAALIFYMLLVRLDPGLPSSFLWISKLHQLLQQMWVVMVAPYYQARKE; this is encoded by the exons ATGTGTACGAACAACGCTTCGG TCATGAACAGCCCTGCGACGAGCGACGATTTTACGCCTGTTTTCAACGCTCCGCTGTCTTGCACTCAAACCAAACTGCTCGACATGTTGGAAGATGCCACAGAGCAACTGATGCTTTTTAAAGACTTCCACGCTACCTTTCATACCTGCGACAGAGGCCTAGAGAGCCTCGCCCACGCAGAGGAAGAGGACGTGAG TAGGGGTGATCTTAAGTCTGGCTTTTGCATCGTGGGGATTCAAGCTTTGGCTGAGCTCAACCAGTGGCCCGGTGTCCTTGCTTGGGTCCTTCAGCATTATGAGCATCAAGAGGATATACCAgctaaaataatgcaaatgtg CATTCTCCTCTACTCAAAAGTGGACGAGCCGGCAGTGATGGAAGAGGCTTCCCGAGCGTGGCTGCACAGCCCGTCTAACCGCCGACTGGACGGGTATGGCACGGTGGCTGAGCTGTATCTGCTGCATGTCCTCGTGCCCCTTGGACACACGGATCAGGCCAGAGAACTGGTCGTTGGCGAGGTGGGCAGTGCCACATTCACGGAAGAACAACGACAGACGGCGCTTGATATCATAAAAGAAGATGAGTGTGCGAAAAACGAGTCAGGTGCCAACGCAGATTGTGGGTTAAATGCTGATAATGCCTCGACGCAAG GTTCCCTTCTCCATAAATTGGAGGCCCTGTTGAGGCTTTCCTACAGGAGGTTGACGTCTGCCTTTTCCGGATCCTTCCCATTCCATAAACTCTTCTTGGCTGCTCTCATTTTCTACATGCTTTTGGTACGCCTGGATCCAG GGCTTCCGTCTTCCTTCCTGTGGATTTCCAAACTTCATCAGCTACTCCAACAAATGTGGGTCGTCATGGTGGCTCCGTATTATCAAGCTCGGAAAGAGTGA
- the pex26 gene encoding peroxisome assembly protein 26 isoform X2 — MCTNNASVMNSPATSDDFTPVFNAPLSCTQTKLLDMLEDATEQLMLFKDFHATFHTCDRGLESLAHAEEEDVRGDLKSGFCIVGIQALAELNQWPGVLAWVLQHYEHQEDIPAKIMQMCILLYSKVDEPAVMEEASRAWLHSPSNRRLDGYGTVAELYLLHVLVPLGHTDQARELVVGEVGSATFTEEQRQTALDIIKEDECAKNESGANADCGLNADNASTQGSLLHKLEALLRLSYRRLTSAFSGSFPFHKLFLAALIFYMLLVRLDPGLPSSFLWISKLHQLLQQMWVVMVAPYYQARKE; from the exons ATGTGTACGAACAACGCTTCGG TCATGAACAGCCCTGCGACGAGCGACGATTTTACGCCTGTTTTCAACGCTCCGCTGTCTTGCACTCAAACCAAACTGCTCGACATGTTGGAAGATGCCACAGAGCAACTGATGCTTTTTAAAGACTTCCACGCTACCTTTCATACCTGCGACAGAGGCCTAGAGAGCCTCGCCCACGCAGAGGAAGAGGACGTGAG GGGTGATCTTAAGTCTGGCTTTTGCATCGTGGGGATTCAAGCTTTGGCTGAGCTCAACCAGTGGCCCGGTGTCCTTGCTTGGGTCCTTCAGCATTATGAGCATCAAGAGGATATACCAgctaaaataatgcaaatgtg CATTCTCCTCTACTCAAAAGTGGACGAGCCGGCAGTGATGGAAGAGGCTTCCCGAGCGTGGCTGCACAGCCCGTCTAACCGCCGACTGGACGGGTATGGCACGGTGGCTGAGCTGTATCTGCTGCATGTCCTCGTGCCCCTTGGACACACGGATCAGGCCAGAGAACTGGTCGTTGGCGAGGTGGGCAGTGCCACATTCACGGAAGAACAACGACAGACGGCGCTTGATATCATAAAAGAAGATGAGTGTGCGAAAAACGAGTCAGGTGCCAACGCAGATTGTGGGTTAAATGCTGATAATGCCTCGACGCAAG GTTCCCTTCTCCATAAATTGGAGGCCCTGTTGAGGCTTTCCTACAGGAGGTTGACGTCTGCCTTTTCCGGATCCTTCCCATTCCATAAACTCTTCTTGGCTGCTCTCATTTTCTACATGCTTTTGGTACGCCTGGATCCAG GGCTTCCGTCTTCCTTCCTGTGGATTTCCAAACTTCATCAGCTACTCCAACAAATGTGGGTCGTCATGGTGGCTCCGTATTATCAAGCTCGGAAAGAGTGA